A window of bacterium genomic DNA:
TTTTTGCAGAGATACACATCCTGAATCGCATGTAGCAACTTCACACCATCTGCCATCGGCTTTTGGAATGCTTTCCGACCGGAAATCAGACCGACCCCGCCAGCCCGTTTATTGATGATTGCGGTACGAATCGCTTCCCCAATATCATTACTACCAGACGGCCCACCGGAATTGATGAGACCGATGCGACCCATGTAATTGTTGGCAACTTGGTAACGGGTTAGGTCGATGGGATTATCGCTCGCAAGTTCGGTGTAAATCCGTTTGTCGAATTTACCATAGCTCGAGCTACCCATGTTCAATGCCGCATACCCGCCATTGTTTTCGGGCAGTTTTTGCTTGATTAAATCCGCTTCGATG
This region includes:
- a CDS encoding fructose-bisphosphate aldolase (catalyzes the formation of glycerone phosphate and D-glyceraldehyde 3-phosphate from D-fructose 1,6-bisphosphate), translating into VLWCYIQNNAFKVDGKDYHVSADLTGQANHLGVTIEADLIKQKLPENNGGYAALNMGSSSYGKFDKRIYTELASDNPIDLTRYQVANNYMGRIGLINSGGPSGSNDIGEAIRTAIINKRAGGVGLISGRKAFQKPMADGVKLLHAIQDVYLCKKVTIA